From Primulina tabacum isolate GXHZ01 chromosome 2, ASM2559414v2, whole genome shotgun sequence, one genomic window encodes:
- the LOC142537386 gene encoding transcription factor IBH1-like 1, whose amino-acid sequence MKSRMQNSSLKQEFLKNWIKGLQLHANFNKNTTIFERSKAIKLSADIAIASTRNSTTRWSRALIADASRDESNKTLIEKISGRDVPHKASFGLIRCSKKILKRSRVAREVRAKKAVSPSVVASLIAKKLVKSRTRVLKRLVPGGEDMDEISLIKETIDYIVSLRVQVDVMGRMAKAADRLIHSRSL is encoded by the exons ATGAAATCGAG AATGCAAAATTCATCACTAAAACAAGAATTCCTCAAGAACTGGATAAAGGGTCTCCAACTGCACGCCAACTTCAACAAGAACACGACCATTTTTGAAAGAAGTAAGGCCATAAAACTATCCGCAGACATAGCCATCGCTTCCACAAGAAACTCGACTACTCGGTGGAGCCGCGCCCTGATCGCCGATGCTTCCCGGGACGAATCTAACAAAACCCTAATCGAGAAAATATCAGGCCGTGACGTACCACACAAGGCCTCGTTTGGTCTGATAAGATGCAGCAAGAAAATCTTGAAACGAAGCCGTGTTGCTCGTGAGGTTAGAGCAAAGAAAGCTGTGTCTCCGAGTGTCGTAGCTAGTTTAATCGCAAAGAAACTGGTGAAAAGCAGAACCCGTGTGCTGAAAAGGCTCGTGCCTGGTGGAGAAGACATGGATGAAATTTCTTTGATTAAAGAGACTATAGATTATATTGTTTCGCTACGGGTTCAGGTTGATGTGATGGGACGCATGGCTAAGGCTGCTGATCGATTAATCCACTCAAGAAGTTTATAA